A window of Perognathus longimembris pacificus isolate PPM17 chromosome 6, ASM2315922v1, whole genome shotgun sequence contains these coding sequences:
- the LOC125352895 gene encoding histone H3: MARTKQTARKSTGGKAPRKQLATKAARKSAPATGGVKKPHRYRPGTVALREIRRYQKSTELLIRKLPFQRLVREIAQDFKTDLRFQSSAVMALQEASEAYLVGLFEDTNLCAIHAKRVTIMPKDIQLARRIRGERA; this comes from the coding sequence ATGGCTCGTACGAAGCAGACCGCTCGCAAGTCCACCGGCGGCAAGGCGCCCCGCAAGCAGCTCGCTACTAAGGCCGCTCGCAAGAGCGCGCCGGCCACCGGCGGCGTGAAGAAGCCCCACCGCTACCGGCCTGGCACCGTGGCTCTGCGTGAGATCCGCCGCTACCAGAAGTCGACGGAGCTGCTGATCCGCAAACTGCCGTTCCAGCGGCTGGTGCGCGAGATCGCGCAGGACTTCAAGACCGACCTGCGCTTCCAGAGCTCGGCGGTGATGGCGCTGCAGGAGGCGAGCGAGGCCTACCTGGTGGGTCTGTTTGAGGACACCAACCTGTGCGCCATCCACGCCAAGCGGGTGACCATCATGCCCAAGGACATCCAGCTGGCCCGCCGCATTCGTGGAGAGAGGGCTTAA
- the LOC125352906 gene encoding histone H2B type 1-B-like: protein MPEPSKSASAPKKGSKKAITKAQKKDGKKRKRSRKESYSVYVYKVLKQVHPDTGISSKAMGIMNSFVNDIFERIAGEASRLAHYNKRSTITSREIQTAVRLLLPGELAKHAVSEGTKAVTKYTSSK from the coding sequence ATGCCTGAGCCTTCGAAATCTGCTTCGGCTCCCAAGAAAGGCTCTAAAAAGGCCATTACTAAAGCGCAGAAGAAGGACGGCAAGAAGCGCAAGCGCAGCCGCAAGGAGAGCTACTCGGTGTACGTGTACAAGGTGCTGAAGCAGGTCCACCCGGACACCGGCATCTCGTCCAAGGCCATGGGCATCATGAACTCGTTCGTGAACGACATCTTCGAGCGCATCGCGGGCGAGGCGTCTCGCCTGGCGCACTACAACAAGCGCTCGACCATCACGTCGCGGGAGATCCAGACGGCCGTGCGCCTGCTGCTGCCCGGGGAGCTGGCCAAGCACGCCGTGTCCGAGGGCACCAAGGCCGTCACCAAGTACACCAGCTCCAAGTAA
- the LOC125352902 gene encoding histone H2A type 1-D-like yields the protein MSGRGKQGGKTRAKAKTRSSRAGLQFPVGRVHRLLRKGNYSERVGAGAPVYLAAVLEYLTAEILELAGNAARDNKKTRIIPRHLQLAIRNDEELNKLLGKVTIAQGGVLPNIQAVLLPKKTESHHKAKGK from the coding sequence ATGTCTGGACGCGGTAAGCAGGGAGGCAAAACTCGTGCTAAGGCTAAGACTCGCTCTTCGAGGGCAGGCTTGCAGTTTCCTGTAGGTAGAGTGCATCGCCTACTAAGGAAGGGCAACTACTCCGAGCGCGTCGGCGCCGGCGCCCCGGTGTACCTGGCGGCTGTGCTGGAGTACCTGACAGCCGAGATCCTGGAGCTGGCGGGAAACGCGGCCCGCGACAACAAGAAGACCCGCATCATCCCGCGCCACTTGCAGCTGGCCATCCGCAACGACGAGGAGCTTAACAAGCTGCTGGGCAAAGTCACCATCGCCCAGGGTGGCGTGTTGCCCAATATTCAGGCCGTGCTCTTGCCAAAGAAAACTGAGAGCCACCACAAGGCCAAAGGAAAGTAG